From the Sphingobacteruim zhuxiongii genome, the window TGGCTACTACTGAGGATCTCACTGCGCTGCAGGCCTCGACACTTCACTAGGCCACTATCGATTAGGATCTGCTGAAATTGCAAAGCAATACCTTGGAATTCTGCTAATGCTGAACCATCCACTAGCTGCGGTTGCAAAAAACGTCCGGTTATCAAACTGCTAGTCAAGGAGCTCACCTGTTTCTGCCGTTTTTGGCGTTTGGTTAACATGAGGAAACATCGGTGCCCGAGGTATGCTCTTTCGTGGAAGTAACGTTCACTGCAGCGATCCAGCGTACTCTGGTGCGCGGCATCAAAATCGCCTTGGTATTGTTCTTGGGTAAAGCAGTCCTGTTTGTGCAAAATGCTGTTGGCGGGTAGTAATCGAATCGCTTTGATCCAAGTTTGATGGAATGTTTCGTATTCCAGATCGGAAAGCGTAAAAATCTCAGGAAGATCGAGTTCAAAAACGAAAGTAAGGTCTCCAGCGCGACTAAGGATGCAGTCGTTTTGTACATCCATAATTGGAAATTTCTCCTGTAAGCTATTGTGCATAAGTCCACTCTTTGGGTTTAAAATATCTATCTGGATGCATAAAAATTCCTCGGGAATTATTGCGTATACTATGGGGTATCTTTCTTGCGGCGACGGCTTTGAGCAGTCCAAATCGTCCATATCGACGGCTCATCTGGTGGAGCTTTCCAATCAAAAACGAGCCTACGGACATCGCTAAAATCAGGCATATGTAGGGCGAGAATCCGATAAAGAACAAACTAGCACAAAGCAGCATCAAAAGCACCAACCCTATGGCAAGGTAGCTTACATACTGTGCTTGAAACCCCTTGAAATATAACGGTTGGTTGATACCTTTATTGATGTAATAGATTGTAGCTGCCATTGTTGAGCATGATTAAACACCAAAAAATGATTTGATCACGGTGGCAACAATCACTAGAAAGACACAACTTCCAAACCACGCTGCGGCAACTTTACCTGTGTCGGGATCACCATTATTCCACTTTTGAAAAACTTTAACAGCCCCGATGAGCCCCAATAGGGCGCCCACAGCATACATCAACTTTGTCCCTTGCTCGAAATAGCTTCTTACTTGCTCGTTGGCTGCGCTAATACCGGCATTTCCATCTTGTGCCCAGGCCGGATACTGGATCATAAGGGTGATCATTAGAAACAACAGATGGAAGGTTAGGCTGGACCAGTTAAATTTTAAGGCCAAAAATTTAATTTCACTTGTTTTTTTCATATTGCATGGGATATTAGGTTTACATTTAGCGCTTGCCATCGCCACCGACTCCAATACAAGAGAAAGGAAGACGAAGTCCGTCAGAGGGAGGGGGCGAGGGCTTCTGCGCTTTTTATTTTGGATTCATGCGCCATGCGGTCCCCTGGGGAACTTCTATAGCAAAGCGCTCGATTGATTTTTCGATTAACTCCATCAGCTCCTCTTTTCCGCTGTTTTCCAACAATTGAGGATATTGTTGCATCAAACCATTCAATACCTCCTTGAATTCAAGGCCATCGATCCGCTGCCCGCTATAGGGTTCCAGATAATATTGCAGTTGTTGCATAAATTCTTGCAGAAGTGTTGAATCCGATTCATTGGTTTTTAAGGCATCAAGATCCGTTCCTGGCGTCTCCAGCATAGGCATTTGATGCGGGAGATCGTATAATGGTTTCTTAACTGCGCGGCGATAGGACATCGCCCAAAGTGTCAGGTAATACAGGATGAGCAAAATAGCAATGAAGACAAAAAACTCGTTCCAGGAAATGTAATTCAACATATATCTTATCATTAGGTTTAACTGTAAGTGCAGCTTTAAACATTCAGCTCCCACTCAGCAAAGCATATTTGGGCTTTTGTTGAATCAAAGTAACTCGAATTAAAAATACACGACAAGTACAAAATGGCGGTGTACCCTAACTTGTACCTCTAACTAAGGCTAGGCAATAGTCTAAGAAGTCCTCGGCTCAATAATTCTGTATTTTAGCAATCATCGCTTCTAAGCGCTCGATTACCAGCTGCTTGTCACGTGCTTCCGGATCATATGACTTTACACGCATAGAGGATGGGGAAAGTTCGTTGCGAAATGGAGTTGATAGAAAAGGTACGATAATCTTATAGACTTGATTTAAAGAGCGCGCATCAACAAGTTTGACCTCATCAATCGCCCGAAAGATCAAGGCTAATTGGTCGCAGCTCAAATTGCATCTGAGCCGAACGGGTTCTCGCTGGCTAGGGATAACTTGGGGCCTCGACTGTTCAGCTGTTGCCTGCAGGGGACTTAATTGAGTTTGTAGCTTTTGATTTAAGAACGTTATTTCGGCTTGAAACCAACTATTAATAAATCGATCCAAGGATTGGTAACTAGGATTTAATGAAATACCGGGCTTTCGATGAAACTGGTTAAAAGTACGCTGAAGGTTTAAAAAAGTCTCCAATTGTGCTTTGGTATCCCCCATTTCCAGCGTCATTTTTTGCAAGCGCTGGGTCATAATGCTCATAGCCGCTTTGGAATTAAAATTCAAATAAATCAGCAAACACTCCATGGCAGAAAAAGTAGCATGCTGCATCGTCCAATTCCAATTTTTCAGCGAGCGTAGCAGTAGAAAGTAGTAATTCAAAGAGGCTTTATTGATGTGGAAATGTAGCTGCTGATTCTTTATAATTCGGCAGCAATGTTTTATCAATTCATCGGCAAGTGGTCCTGGTGGCAGCGTTTGTTTTATTTCGGAAAACTGCAGTGCGATCTGCTTTATCTGCTTCTTTGCATAGATCTTGGAGATGGAGTTGCGACTTCCTAAAAGACTGCCAAAGCGCTTTTCAAAATAGATACAAATATCCTCGAGTATATCGATGATTTCATCTATTGTAGGTGCTAGACAGACATACCAGTCCGGTGCGGAACTCACTTTCTGATCGATCTGTTCCATTAGCGTTAGTGTTTCTTGGTAATGTTGTGATAAAAATATCTGGAGGTCTCGCTTTCGCCCCTTGGCGATGACGGTCGTTTTCACGATGAATTGAAATTGTAGAAATTCTTGACGAAGAATGTCACGCGAGGGGATTCCCTGAAATTCATGGCATTCATCGGGGAGAAGTTTGAGCAATTGTTGGATGAGTGTATCGAAGTAGTAGAGCGCATATTTTTTTTTCATTTTCATAGGCAGGACATTGGATAGTTCGTTTATAACACTAAGTTTCAGGCATAGAAAGCCTATAACTCGTCAAAAAACGAGTTGTAAGTGATCGAGTTTAATAAAGAATTATTAGATTTTGTTAATTTCTAAAAAATCGCGCAGTTCCGGATATTTATAAAGTTTACCCGACCAGATCGGCTCTTTCACGTGATTCAGCCGGATTGATTGATCGATGTAAGAGTGAAAGTAATTGATATTAAATACGGTCGATTGGGCGCATCGAATAAAATACTTCATGGGTAATGAATCAATTATTTCTCTAAAGCTTTTGCGACTGATTGCGGGATCCAGACCGTCGTTTTGATAGATCAGGACAAATCGATCTACCTTTCGTATATAGATGATATCTTTGAAATGCACCATCACGCGCATGTTACGTCGATCGCCAGCTACTTGGAAGAAGTTATAACAATGGTCAAGTGAGTCTAAGTTGGTCAGCTCGGGATGGTTCAAAAGCAGATTTTCGTTCAATCGCTGCACACTCCATTTCAACCGCGTTTGCGAAACGGGTTTGAGCAAAAAATCTATGACGTTACGTTCGAAGCCAGGATCCTCGAATTGAGCAAATGCAGAAAAAATAATCACCTTACAGTGTTTGCGCGGCATGGAGTTCATGAAAGAAAATCCAGTCATCTTTCCAAGCTCCATATCCAGAAAAACAAGATCGATAGGGTTTACGCGCAAAAAGGTAAGCGCCTTAATTGGGTCGGTGAAGGTTTTCAGCACTTTTACTGATTCGATTTCATGCATTTTCTCCGTGAGCGCATCAATGCTGCTCTGCTGATCATCGACAATTATAGCTAACCATTGTTTCATTTTATATCTTTGTTTTATTAATCAATACCTACCTTTAAATGCACCCGATAGCCCTTATTTGAGGGACCATATTCCAAAGAAAAATCACTACCAAAAACAAAGGCTAGGCGTTCTTGCAAGTTTTTCAGACCAACTCCGTGCCCTAAATAGCCTAAATGGAGACGAGGTATTGGATTTTCAATATCGATCAGGTAGTAACCTTTGTGTACGTGGATTTGAATTTGTACTGCATGATGCTCATCAAAAAGATCGCCGTGTTTATGAATATTCATGCATAGCGTGATTAAACTGGTAGGCGGTATTAACACGGCATCTAAATTACCCTGCAAATCCCACGATAGATTAAATGGGTGCAGATGTAGGTCTTGTTGAATACGCAAATAGCGTTTGCACATTTCCACTTCTTTGGAAAGTAAAATTGTCCGTGGCGCGCCGGGCGAGCAGCTTAACATAAAAAAATGAATCAATGCGTACATCTCGTCAATCTGCTGGGTTAAATTCAGATCTCGATTTCTTAATTGCATAGACCAAGATTGAAATACGTTCACTAATAGATGCGGCGGAACCTGCTGCGAGAGGTTATTATACGCCAAAGATTTGCGTAGTGTTTGTTCTTTTAGTAGCGCCTGCAAGTGCCCGACCGTATCTTTGGCCGCCATAAGCCTCCTATTATACTGATAGCCAAGTATGGCCAGAAAGCTGAAATGGCCAATCAGGACCAAATAAGTCTGGAGGAATTTTCGAATATCAAAATCATCCCTATACATCAAATACTCGCCATAGAGCAAACTCATCCCCAGCCAATTGCAGGTAATTGCATAGAGTACCCCTGCCGTTGTGCCATACACCACAACAATTAGAAAGAAGGCAAGAACGTATTTTTTGCACGCGAAATAACGTTTTAAGATGTGGGAAAGGGCATAAAATATCAGCATAAACAGTGGAATAGACAAAACGACCGTCATGATGCTAAGCTTCGGATTTCCCAACTTATTTAGTAAATAAAAATAGATTGTATAACCTATCCAAAATAGAATATGTGCTCTGGGTTTCATCGGCGAAAATACAAGAACGAAAAATAATAAATTCCCTATTAGTTAACTATATGTTTTATTAGTGTTAAATGTAGCTATTAGATATTTATTACGAAAATATTCTGCAATAATTCTTCATATTGTTTTGCGGACAGATGGTGCTCCCGATAGGTGTATTTATCAAGCATCCTGCCACCGTGTTCGGTAGATATCGGTAGAATCCGGCGAGCCGGTGGCCAGTTTGCGAACGATGATGTCGGCCGCGAGTAACGATGCAGGTATAGCCAAATCTCCCAAAGTTCAGGATTTTTCTTCAGATAGACTTCGAAATGATAGAATAGACTTACCAGCAAGTCTTGCTCGCTGCTGCCACCGATAGCATGTATAAGGAGTGAACCTTCAGCCCGAGGGTCTGCGGTATGATCTAACATCAGCATGACTGGTGTCCTTAATATTTTTGCTAGACGGAGGTAACCCGTACGAACCCCTAGCTGAGCTTGGTGCAGTTTAACCTGATCTAACGCTGCATCAACGGTCTGCTTGGCTCCCTTAAAACCGTCGGCGAAAACTAAAATATGAAAACCTTTTTCGACCAGCTGCTTAAGTCTAAAAAACAGTTTAGAATCCTCGGCCGCTAGTAAATATAGACGCCCTTTGATTGGTAACTCTTTAACAAATTTTGAATAATACTGTTGATAGGATTGCAGCACCGCTGTGGATAGTATAAGGCAAATTGAGCATCCGAGGATTAATAACCTCAAAGGAACAAATTGATAGACCCCGAAATGGAAACTAACCCACATTCGAGGTTTCGACCAATAGTCTTCGGGACCGACATGCTGCCATGCTTTCCAGCCCAAGGGGATCTCTGGACTCACTCGAGCTCGCTTTTGCGCATATTTTTCCACAGCATCAAAATCGTCAAGATCCTGCTCTGCAGGCCTATAGCCAAGTATATGTTGAAAGCTTGCGGAACTATAAGCAAAAGATGTCCATCGTGGGATGCTCATTTCCATATAAGCATCTTTTAAAGAGTTTGTCATTATTCTGTTGCGTTAAAAACCGACCGTGTTGCTGAAGACTCGTGGTACGAATAAGCCAGTTATTCAGCGTGCATCGGGATACACGCTGAAATTTCAGTTTAAAATGGAAACACAATATTGCATTTCCGCTCATCCAGATCCTTTTGTGTAAGTTCCAAAAACTCTTCGAAACTAAGAGGTTTATTAGACAACATCTGCACAAAATTCCCGCTTGGAGTCCATTCCATGTTCAGGTCAATTTTAAGTAAAGTAGTGTTCCGATTTCGCATCGGATTTACGGCTTCCGGCCTAGAAGACTTGCGATCAATCAGCGTAAATCTGTAGGAAATATTTAAGCATTCAAAATCTACTGGTGAAAGTAAGCACAAAGGTTGTCGCGACACCACACTTTGCTGGTTTATCCTAAAACCGCGCGATATTAACTCGGTATCACTCGACTTTCACGCATGTAATAAAAAATCTTCGAATACTCTAAGGAAATTGCAGCGGCAAAGAGAGTATCGTATTTCCTTTGACCTAAGATCGATGATGGATATGGGCCATAACAACAGAGACTTCGCAAGCTTAATGGATAAGTGGGCAACACGGTGCAATCTTCAGGATTCCCACATCCGTTGGGCACAGCAGAACCTCGAGTATGTGCGCACCAAAAGAGGACAGCGCTTATACCAACAAGGGAAGTATCAAAAAAACATATATATCGTCAGTCGAGGCCTCATTGGCAACCTGAACTACAGCGCTGAAAATCGCATCAAGATCCTCAATTTAGCTACCCAACATATGGGCCTGTCCACGACCGTACATATCTACAGCGACAGGTCAGTAAGCGGGTCGATCGAAGTTTTGCGATCGGGTAGCATCTTTAAACTTTCCTACGCCAGCCTTCGCGCTTGGTTGAATCAAGATGAGTGCATTCAGGTATTCATATCGATGTTCGAGCGGAAGCAAATCAGGTTTCTTTATTTGTTACGCGAGTCTGCTAGCTGCTCAAAGGCTGCCGATCGCTACCTGCTATTCCGCAAACATTTACCGGAGTTTAACAATTTGCTCAACCAATATGAGCAAGGGCAGCTGCTGGGCATTTCCAGAGGTACCGTCCAAAAAGTAAAACAGTCCCTTGATCGGTCTGAAAAATCTGCTGTGAACAAAAAAACGAACTAAATTCACAACAATTGGACTAACTATGTAGTCAACTAAGAAACCTATTCCCTTCATATTTTTAATTTAGGAAATCAAAGATTATGAAAAAGGAAAAATTTACTGCGATTCTATCAGGCACTATTGCTCTGATGTTATTTTATGCTGCTTCAACTAAACTATTTAATTATCAACAAGCACAGGCAAGCATGCAAAAACAAATTTTTAGCAGGTCAATCGCAGACTTATTAACCTGGCTTATTCCAAGCATAGAATTTATCATTTCCATGCTATTGATCTATACACGCACCAGAATCGTTGGCTTATGGGCATCGATCAGCTTACTGGCAGTTTTTACAGGTTATCTCCTTCTTGCTATGTCGCGTATTTTTGGATATCGTCCTTGTTCATGCGGTGGAATCATTCAGCAACTCTCTTACGGGGAGCACCTTGTGTTTAACCTTGTTTTTCTATTCCTTTCCCTGATCGCCCTGTATCTAAAAAAAAAACAAACGCAGGAGCCGAGAACTCTAAATCTACTTCCAATGAAAAAACTGCAGGAATTAGGACCCCTCCTGCTCGCGATAGAAACAACAATAACGAAGGTGATCAGGGTCCAGGAATCATCTGAGCTTAAATCCGAAGCAAACGCTTCACTAATTTGAAAAATCATGAAAAAGCAACTTAAAAATTTCAATCTCCCCATATTAGCGCTCATGCTGATGATGGGTATTACGCTTAGTTTTGCGAGATCGACTTATCAAAGTCCAACGCACTACAATACCACCCCAGGACTATCCACACCGGTGTGGGCTGCAATTCCCGCGGACAAATTGGCCATTTGTGATGAGCAAACGGACCGCCTATGTACCGCCGTGTTGGTTAACGGGAACTTTATTCCCACTGCCAATCGAGGCCTTGCAGTATTAATTGATGCTGAGTAACCCTAGAAGGCATCATGGTATTAATTCCATGATGCCCTGTTCGCTGATTTGATTCTTAAACGCTTACAAATAAGACTTGATAACATCAATAAGACATTGCCCATCTTCCTTTTCGGGGTGCGGAAGCTTGCGGGAAACAATTCGCCCCTGCCGATCGATTAGAAACAAAAAGGGGTAGGTCCCAAATATATTATACCGTTTTGTGAAGTTCTTTTTGTTATCTCCCTGTCCGGCATTCCAATACAGTGTATGATCGGAAACGAAATATTGGCCATTCATTCCTTCGGTTTCATTTGCTTGGGACAAGGGATCAATACTTTGAAGCCATTTGTTCTTGTCCTTGTCGATGGACAAGCTCACAAAAACCACATCATTCCGATCTCTGAACGCAGATTCCACTTTCGGCAGCGCTTTGGCTACTTGTATGCAAGGTAAACAGCCAGTATACCACATATCCACCAATACTATTTTTCCCTTCAAGTCTGCCAATTGTACAGGCTCGTTATGTTGATTCACCAATACGATGCTTTGATCAGGAACTGTTGGCAGCACAAAATTTCTTTCATAGACCGAAAATAGCGTTTTATACTGCTGGGATTCCACCAATGCCAATGCGGGATAGAAATATGCATGAAAAGTTGTTCTATTATAAAATAGGAAGTTTACTAAAATTTTATCTCTCAATATTCCCGGGGGGAAGCTACTGCTAAGCCTATCGATCGGATCATAGGCTGTATTTTTTGTTAGATTGTCAAACTGATGATCCGCTATTTCCTTATGCATTAAATAATTAGAAAAATACAATGAAGATTTAGTGAGGGTCGTATCGCTAATCTGCTCCCTTCTATCGTAGAGATATTTCTTATAAATATCCAGCCCGATTTCACCAAAAGCTTTGCTGTGCAGCGCACCAAATTCGTAGAAACTAAAGCACTGATAGATGTAGCCCAGCATCAAGCCAAAGTGATCGGCTTCGATAAGTTTTAGGGTTCGGTCATCCACCATTCCCGCGGCTTGATCGATTAAGGATCTCGCCTGTGCTAATACGGCAAACTTTTCTTTATAGTAGGTTGCTGGATCCTCGGAGAATCCTTTTATCCCTCCGTATTGAAGCTTGCTTAATTGATAAATTAATTCAAATTTCTTCGCTGCATTCCCCGAGAAGGAAATTTCCTTATGTGAATTGACGTGGATGAAAATGCTATCACCATCTAACAAAAACACCTCTGGAAACCAGAGTTCATCTAGCAAATAAGGCCGTTTATAAAAATTGATGTTGACATAAGCCAAGTCTCCATTGATGGGAATGTCAAATTTAAATTCACGTTTATTTAAGGGTTGACTAAACACCGTATCATTATGCGGCGCGAAACCATGACTTCCATCGTTCACAAGCATATTAACGGAAACCACTTCCTCAGGGGAGCCAAAATCCATGGTTCCAGATATCACCGCTTTTTTTTGAGCAATGGAGCTGTTTCCTAAGCAGGCGAATGCAATGAATAGGATCATTGATCGTAAGTTTTTCATAAGTATAGATTTAATTTAACGAGGATTCTGTTCTAGATGAGCATACATCAATACACGTGGAGGAATCGCCAAGGTATATCTTGGATGCTCAGGTTTCAACGTATAGCGTTGGCCTTTATGCTGCCTAAAGAGTGTCTTGCTGTAGCTCGGATCGCTATTCAAGCGTCGCAGATCCGCCCATCGCAAGTCGCGGAAAACCAGCTCTTTGCGACGTTCAGCTAAAATGGAACTCAGGACAACATCCGCCTTCGTACTGACTAAAGGTTCAAATGAACCTTCTTTCCAGCGGTGCTCCAGCAGGTAATTCAGGTCAGCGAGCGCCCCCTGTAAGTTCCCTAACCGCGCTCTACATTCGGCACGCGTGAGGAGGACTTCATCGATAGCAAGTCCGCTAAATAGCGCTGAGGAGCCGGTATACTGCCCCTTAAAATGAAAAAGATTCGTTGATTTGGGTTTAAAAAATAGTGCTTTTCTCAAATCATTTGAGGCATACAGCTGATATAAAGCAGTATCCACACATACTTCTGCAGATGACTGCAAAGTGGCATTGGTATTCATGCTGCTATAGAATAGTACTTCGGGATTAACTCCGACTCCAAGCACGTTTGAAAAAGGCCTGTTGGCGGAGGGGTTTAGCGAATTATAATTCAGCAGGGAGCTAGAAGTCTCTAAAACGATAGTAGCAAAATGTTCGGATTGTAAAAAATCGGCCATAATTAGATGAACTCTAGCAAGCAAGGCATAGGCTGCAGTTTTAGTTGGTCGCGTCATTTTCAATTGAGACAAAGGCAAATATTCGACAGCTAAGTCTAAGTCTGCTAAAATTTGCTGGTACGTTTCTTTGATCGTAGATCGCTTGGAAGCAAGGCTGATATCCGAACTTAGCCTTAAGGGGATGCCCAAGCTATTCTGAGCGGTCGCGTGGGCATAAGGGTTACAAAACAGTTGCGCAATTTGGTAGAATGCGAAGGCGCGGAAGAAATAAGCGCTTCCTCTGATCGATTGAACTTCGGTGGAGTTCTCTGGTGCGTCCAAGGTCGCTAAAGTTTCTAGTACAACATTTGCATAAAAAACCTGTTCATAGGGGGTATTCCAATTATTGCTGTTGTTGGTTTCGCCCGTATAGAAATCTGCTTCCCATAGATAAGCAGAATTAAACGGCGCGGTCATGGAAGCTAAGCCATTATCCGTGATGTAAATATCATCGGATCCAAACAAACCAAAATTTGGACTAAGATTCATCACCGCATCACTGTTATCCAGTAAGGCTTGCAAATCCTTTAAATTATTGGGTATCGTTAATGATTTATCGGGTTTTACGTCCAAAAAATCACGGCTACAGGAACCTAGCAATAAGTGCGAGAACACGATAATCAAAGCAACATTTAAATTTTTCATATTTCGAGGATTAAAAATTCAATATCAGTCCAGTGGAAATGGTCCTAGGCAAGGGCGCAGTTTGAAAATCAGGATCGATCCCTTCCTTGTTGGCTACCCAGAGCACCCCCAAATTATTCGCATAAATAAAAAAGGTCAAATTTTTAAAGGGGAGGTGATTTCCCTCTTTTTTAGTTAACTGATAATCGAACCTAATATCTTGCAAACGAATATGGTCCGCTCGCCGAGCCAATACATCAGCACTCAAGTAAAATCCAATCGCAGGATCATCCGGCTGATCAGGCAAGGCAGGCACTTGAGTGAAGTTCTCGTCTCCAGGCTTCTGCCAGCGTAGCGCAAAGTCCCCATGTCCACCCTGCGCAGTGAGCACAGAATAGTAGTTAACGGTGTTTTTACGAAAAAAATAGCCAAGCCGATAGGCGAGTGCGATGGATAATTGTATCTTTTTGTAAGCGAAGGTATTGCGCAAAGACCCAAACCAAGTTGGTCGCAAAGACCCATTGTAAATCAAATCAGATTTTTTGCTTTGGTATAAAATTGCTGTGTAATCTGATGTGACCGTACCATCTAGATAGCCTTTGGGACTTCCGTTCTGCGGGTCAAGTCCTGCCCAAGCGTAACTATGTAAGGAAAATAAAGGTTTGCCAACAATTGGATACCCCATGTTAACAAAGTCACTTTCATTGACTTCGAAGTTATAATCTGTCACTTGTTCATTGATATGAGAAAGAAGAACGTCCGTTTGCCAAGCAAAATCGCCAAGTAGGTTTTTTGAACTTAAGGAGAGATCGAATCCCCAACTCTTAGTTGCCGCATTATTGGTGGTCACTTTTTGAGCTCCAATGGTTGGGTCAGTATAGCGCTGGGAAATCAGGTCTATTCCTTTTTTAAAAAATAAATCGAAATTTCCAGACAATCGAGAGCTGAAGCTTTCAAATTCGAGTCCGATGTTATTCACCTGAACACGTTCCCAACGTAGATTGGGATAAGGTGGGTTGGTGATCACCGCATAAGGCA encodes:
- a CDS encoding RagB/SusD family nutrient uptake outer membrane protein, translated to MKNLNVALIIVFSHLLLGSCSRDFLDVKPDKSLTIPNNLKDLQALLDNSDAVMNLSPNFGLFGSDDIYITDNGLASMTAPFNSAYLWEADFYTGETNNSNNWNTPYEQVFYANVVLETLATLDAPENSTEVQSIRGSAYFFRAFAFYQIAQLFCNPYAHATAQNSLGIPLRLSSDISLASKRSTIKETYQQILADLDLAVEYLPLSQLKMTRPTKTAAYALLARVHLIMADFLQSEHFATIVLETSSSLLNYNSLNPSANRPFSNVLGVGVNPEVLFYSSMNTNATLQSSAEVCVDTALYQLYASNDLRKALFFKPKSTNLFHFKGQYTGSSALFSGLAIDEVLLTRAECRARLGNLQGALADLNYLLEHRWKEGSFEPLVSTKADVVLSSILAERRKELVFRDLRWADLRRLNSDPSYSKTLFRQHKGQRYTLKPEHPRYTLAIPPRVLMYAHLEQNPR
- a CDS encoding LytR/AlgR family response regulator transcription factor gives rise to the protein MKQWLAIIVDDQQSSIDALTEKMHEIESVKVLKTFTDPIKALTFLRVNPIDLVFLDMELGKMTGFSFMNSMPRKHCKVIIFSAFAQFEDPGFERNVIDFLLKPVSQTRLKWSVQRLNENLLLNHPELTNLDSLDHCYNFFQVAGDRRNMRVMVHFKDIIYIRKVDRFVLIYQNDGLDPAISRKSFREIIDSLPMKYFIRCAQSTVFNINYFHSYIDQSIRLNHVKEPIWSGKLYKYPELRDFLEINKI
- a CDS encoding histidine kinase, producing the protein MKPRAHILFWIGYTIYFYLLNKLGNPKLSIMTVVLSIPLFMLIFYALSHILKRYFACKKYVLAFFLIVVVYGTTAGVLYAITCNWLGMSLLYGEYLMYRDDFDIRKFLQTYLVLIGHFSFLAILGYQYNRRLMAAKDTVGHLQALLKEQTLRKSLAYNNLSQQVPPHLLVNVFQSWSMQLRNRDLNLTQQIDEMYALIHFFMLSCSPGAPRTILLSKEVEMCKRYLRIQQDLHLHPFNLSWDLQGNLDAVLIPPTSLITLCMNIHKHGDLFDEHHAVQIQIHVHKGYYLIDIENPIPRLHLGYLGHGVGLKNLQERLAFVFGSDFSLEYGPSNKGYRVHLKVGID
- a CDS encoding MauE/DoxX family redox-associated membrane protein; the encoded protein is MKKEKFTAILSGTIALMLFYAASTKLFNYQQAQASMQKQIFSRSIADLLTWLIPSIEFIISMLLIYTRTRIVGLWASISLLAVFTGYLLLAMSRIFGYRPCSCGGIIQQLSYGEHLVFNLVFLFLSLIALYLKKKQTQEPRTLNLLPMKKLQELGPLLLAIETTITKVIRVQESSELKSEANASLI
- a CDS encoding Crp/Fnr family transcriptional regulator; this translates as MDKWATRCNLQDSHIRWAQQNLEYVRTKRGQRLYQQGKYQKNIYIVSRGLIGNLNYSAENRIKILNLATQHMGLSTTVHIYSDRSVSGSIEVLRSGSIFKLSYASLRAWLNQDECIQVFISMFERKQIRFLYLLRESASCSKAADRYLLFRKHLPEFNNLLNQYEQGQLLGISRGTVQKVKQSLDRSEKSAVNKKTN
- a CDS encoding TlpA family protein disulfide reductase; this encodes MKNLRSMILFIAFACLGNSSIAQKKAVISGTMDFGSPEEVVSVNMLVNDGSHGFAPHNDTVFSQPLNKREFKFDIPINGDLAYVNINFYKRPYLLDELWFPEVFLLDGDSIFIHVNSHKEISFSGNAAKKFELIYQLSKLQYGGIKGFSEDPATYYKEKFAVLAQARSLIDQAAGMVDDRTLKLIEADHFGLMLGYIYQCFSFYEFGALHSKAFGEIGLDIYKKYLYDRREQISDTTLTKSSLYFSNYLMHKEIADHQFDNLTKNTAYDPIDRLSSSFPPGILRDKILVNFLFYNRTTFHAYFYPALALVESQQYKTLFSVYERNFVLPTVPDQSIVLVNQHNEPVQLADLKGKIVLVDMWYTGCLPCIQVAKALPKVESAFRDRNDVVFVSLSIDKDKNKWLQSIDPLSQANETEGMNGQYFVSDHTLYWNAGQGDNKKNFTKRYNIFGTYPFLFLIDRQGRIVSRKLPHPEKEDGQCLIDVIKSYL
- a CDS encoding DUF4133 domain-containing protein, producing the protein MAATIYYINKGINQPLYFKGFQAQYVSYLAIGLVLLMLLCASLFFIGFSPYICLILAMSVGSFLIGKLHQMSRRYGRFGLLKAVAARKIPHSIRNNSRGIFMHPDRYFKPKEWTYAQ
- a CDS encoding DUF4134 domain-containing protein produces the protein MKKTSEIKFLALKFNWSSLTFHLLFLMITLMIQYPAWAQDGNAGISAANEQVRSYFEQGTKLMYAVGALLGLIGAVKVFQKWNNGDPDTGKVAAAWFGSCVFLVIVATVIKSFFGV